The Mesorhizobium sp. M1D.F.Ca.ET.043.01.1.1 genome contains a region encoding:
- a CDS encoding GcrA family cell cycle regulator, with protein sequence MNWTDERVELLRKLWSEGLSASQIAAQLGGVSRNAVIGKVHRLKLSGRGRATAAPARQKKATQGASMQKSVARAASAARHVTATIGATALQVQFDAEPVARHYIRPVENVVVPISRNLQLVELTERTCKWPNGDPLSEDFSFCGNDAGETGPYCKYHSRVAFQPAAERRRAR encoded by the coding sequence ATGAACTGGACTGACGAGCGGGTCGAACTTCTCAGGAAATTGTGGTCGGAGGGCCTCAGCGCCAGCCAGATCGCCGCGCAGCTCGGCGGCGTGAGCCGCAATGCCGTCATCGGCAAGGTGCATCGCCTGAAACTGTCGGGCCGCGGCCGCGCGACCGCGGCACCCGCGCGGCAGAAGAAGGCGACGCAAGGGGCCTCGATGCAGAAATCGGTCGCCCGCGCCGCAAGTGCTGCGCGTCATGTGACGGCTACTATCGGCGCGACCGCGCTGCAGGTGCAGTTCGACGCGGAGCCGGTGGCGCGCCATTATATCCGCCCGGTCGAGAACGTCGTGGTGCCGATCTCGCGCAACCTGCAGCTCGTCGAGCTGACCGAGCGCACCTGCAAGTGGCCGAACGGCGATCCGCTATCGGAAGACTTCAGCTTCTGCGGCAACGACGCGGGCGAGACCGGGCCGTACTGCAAATATCACTCTCGTGTCGCGTTCCAGCCGGCGGCGGAAAGACGCCGCGCTCGCTGA
- a CDS encoding magnesium and cobalt transport protein CorA, with amino-acid sequence MEQVRNLTPALQPTSGIIASSVYSAGKRVADIAIEEAGVWATKPGHVVWIGLLEPDRNLLLRVQSQFHLHDLAIEDAEHPHQRPKIEQYGDALFIVARTAQLIDGRVTFGETHLFVGSGYIVSVRHGPSTSYAAVRQHWESCPSSLAKGEDFVLYAILDFIVDNYMPVLEQIEDEVEQIEDKVLLKPMTGADIERLYMLRRDLLRLRNAALPLVEVCRRLTSAELPQIHAAMHPLFRDVTDHIRTVQEKIDSLREVLAFAFEASLLVGQSQETAISKKLASWAAILAVPTAFAGIYGMNFNDMPELRMEYGYPAVLMAIALICAFLYWRFRKNGWL; translated from the coding sequence ATGGAACAAGTTCGAAACCTGACCCCGGCCCTGCAGCCGACATCCGGCATCATTGCGTCCAGCGTCTATTCCGCCGGCAAGCGCGTGGCCGACATTGCGATCGAAGAGGCAGGTGTGTGGGCGACAAAGCCCGGCCATGTCGTCTGGATCGGGCTGCTCGAGCCGGACCGCAACCTGCTGCTCAGGGTGCAGTCGCAGTTTCACCTGCATGACCTGGCGATCGAGGACGCCGAGCATCCGCATCAGCGGCCGAAGATCGAGCAATATGGCGATGCCTTGTTCATCGTCGCCCGCACGGCGCAGCTGATCGATGGCCGCGTCACCTTCGGTGAGACCCATCTCTTCGTCGGCAGCGGCTATATCGTCAGCGTCAGGCATGGCCCCTCGACGTCCTACGCCGCGGTGCGCCAGCACTGGGAAAGCTGCCCGTCCTCGCTCGCCAAGGGTGAGGATTTCGTCCTCTATGCCATTCTCGACTTCATCGTCGACAACTACATGCCCGTCCTCGAGCAGATCGAGGACGAGGTCGAGCAGATCGAGGACAAGGTGCTGCTGAAGCCGATGACCGGCGCCGACATCGAACGGCTCTATATGCTGCGCCGTGATCTGCTCAGGCTGCGCAACGCGGCGCTGCCTTTGGTCGAGGTCTGCCGCCGCCTGACCAGCGCCGAGCTGCCGCAGATCCATGCCGCCATGCATCCGCTGTTCCGCGACGTGACCGACCACATCCGCACCGTGCAGGAAAAGATAGACAGCCTGCGCGAGGTCCTGGCCTTCGCCTTCGAGGCCAGCCTTCTGGTCGGACAGAGCCAGGAAACGGCGATCTCCAAGAAGCTCGCCTCATGGGCGGCCATCCTGGCGGTGCCGACTGCCTTCGCCGGCATCTACGGCATGAATTTCAATGACATGCCGGAACTGAGGATGGAATACGGCTACCCCGCCGTGCTGATGGCGATCGCGCTGATCTGCGCGTTCCTGTACTGGCGGTTCAGGAAGAATGGTTGGTTGTGA
- the phoU gene encoding phosphate signaling complex protein PhoU: MQSVHTMSAYDEELKFLSKRIAAMGGHAERMVEQAVAALVNADPGLAQKVIQDDLVLDEGQREIDDKAIVIIARRQPMATDLREIVGAIRISADIERVGDLGKNVAKRVAAVIDGRQPSSLFRGLEALANLALTQLKEVLDVYASRSVEKIGFVRDRDDQIDAMYTSLFRELLTYMMEDPRNITPCTHLLFCAKNIERIGDHATNIAETIYYIVTGDQMPADRPKGDKTDQVVFPGPVSAK, encoded by the coding sequence ATGCAGTCCGTCCATACTATGAGTGCCTATGACGAAGAATTGAAATTCCTGTCGAAGCGCATCGCCGCCATGGGCGGGCACGCCGAGCGCATGGTCGAGCAGGCGGTGGCGGCCCTCGTGAACGCTGATCCGGGCCTGGCGCAGAAGGTCATCCAGGACGATCTTGTCCTCGACGAGGGCCAGCGCGAGATCGACGACAAGGCGATCGTCATCATCGCCAGGCGCCAGCCGATGGCGACGGATCTGCGCGAGATCGTCGGCGCGATCCGCATCTCGGCCGATATCGAGCGCGTCGGCGATCTCGGCAAGAACGTCGCCAAGCGCGTCGCGGCGGTGATCGACGGCCGCCAGCCGAGCAGCCTGTTCCGCGGCCTCGAGGCGCTGGCCAATCTGGCGCTGACGCAGCTCAAGGAAGTGCTCGACGTCTACGCCTCGCGCTCGGTCGAGAAGATCGGCTTCGTGCGCGACCGCGACGACCAGATCGACGCCATGTATACCTCGCTGTTTCGCGAGCTCCTGACCTATATGATGGAAGATCCGCGCAACATCACGCCCTGCACCCATCTTCTCTTCTGCGCCAAGAACATCGAGCGGATCGGCGACCACGCCACCAACATCGCCGAAACCATCTATTACATCGTCACCGGCGACCAGATGCCGGCCGACCGGCCGAAGGGCGACAAGACCGACCAGGTGGTGTTTCCTGGCCCCGTATCGGCCAAATGA
- a CDS encoding ATP-binding protein: MRRSPWLLAAAVVAVLAVYAFGGLSIYVPLLALALLAAAAMLPADVERQSADDAAAIEAGGLQRLSGEYLAAAVADPLIIFDRTAAIVHANAAAFAAFGGLAPGMSLSLKFRAPEMQALLDGIVSGAVASDVVEYTEKLPVERTYRVSASSVGHATGLYVLVFKDQSEARRIDRMRADFIANASHELRTPLASIAGFIETLRGPARGDPAARDQFLQIMQNQTGRMARLIDDLLSLSRLEMKPYLGPGTEVDLRQTIDSVIDSLGPLASENGVVIEWDFIDGPLSVPGDRDELFQVFENLLENACKYGQSGGRVTVSIAGSEDGQEAGIDVTIRDYGPGIAEEHIPRITERFYRVDVENSRTQKGTGLGLSIVKHILTRHNARLSIKSEVGKGAAFTVHLPTS; the protein is encoded by the coding sequence CTGCGGCGCAGCCCTTGGTTGCTGGCCGCGGCTGTCGTCGCGGTCCTCGCTGTCTACGCTTTCGGCGGCCTGTCGATCTATGTGCCGCTGCTGGCCCTGGCGTTGCTGGCTGCTGCCGCGATGCTGCCCGCCGACGTCGAGCGGCAGTCCGCCGACGATGCGGCGGCGATCGAGGCCGGCGGCCTGCAGCGGCTGTCTGGCGAGTATCTGGCCGCCGCCGTTGCCGATCCGCTGATCATCTTCGACCGGACGGCAGCCATCGTCCATGCCAACGCGGCCGCTTTTGCCGCCTTCGGCGGACTGGCGCCCGGCATGTCGCTGTCGCTCAAGTTCCGCGCTCCGGAAATGCAGGCCTTGCTCGACGGCATCGTCTCGGGGGCCGTGGCGTCCGATGTCGTCGAGTATACGGAAAAGCTGCCGGTCGAGCGCACATACCGGGTGAGCGCGTCATCGGTCGGCCATGCCACCGGTCTCTATGTGCTGGTGTTCAAGGATCAGAGCGAGGCACGCCGCATCGACCGCATGCGCGCCGACTTCATCGCCAATGCCAGCCACGAGTTGCGCACCCCGCTCGCCTCCATCGCCGGCTTCATCGAGACCTTGCGCGGCCCGGCGCGCGGCGATCCGGCGGCACGCGACCAGTTTCTGCAGATCATGCAGAACCAGACGGGCCGCATGGCGCGCCTGATCGACGATCTGTTGTCGCTGTCGCGGCTGGAGATGAAGCCCTACCTAGGGCCGGGAACCGAGGTCGATCTTCGCCAGACCATCGACAGCGTCATCGATTCCCTCGGGCCGCTGGCCAGCGAGAACGGCGTCGTCATCGAATGGGATTTCATCGATGGCCCGCTTTCCGTGCCCGGCGACCGCGACGAGCTCTTCCAGGTTTTCGAGAATCTCCTGGAGAATGCCTGCAAATACGGCCAGTCAGGCGGGCGCGTCACCGTGTCCATCGCAGGCAGCGAAGACGGCCAGGAAGCGGGCATCGACGTCACCATAAGAGACTATGGCCCCGGCATAGCCGAGGAGCACATTCCCCGCATCACGGAGCGTTTCTACCGCGTCGATGTCGAAAACAGCCGGACCCAGAAAGGCACCGGCCTTGGCCTTTCCATCGTCAAGCATATATTGACTCGTCATAATGCAAGGCTGTCGATCAAGTCGGAAGTCGGCAAGGGCGCGGCGTTCACGGTTCATTTGCCGACTAGCTGA
- the ppk2 gene encoding polyphosphate kinase 2, with product MKNAKEKAEAAPAAGPIKIRIGGKEREFDIDNPVLPDWIEDNKLAAGGYPYDKKMKSEDYDRELEELQIELVKAQAWLQATGKRVMALFEGRDAAGKGGTIFVLRQYMNPRTARNVALTKPTPTETGQWYYQRYVDHFPTSGEFVTFDRSWYNRAGVEPVMGFCTPEQHEKFLDETPHFERMICNEGIHFFKFWLNIGRATQLERFHDRRWSPLKNWKFSPIDIAGINKWDDYTKARDVMVERTHKEFAPWIIVRANDKRRARLAVMQRILLSLPYDGRDLDAIGKQDKKIIGEGPSFLEK from the coding sequence ATGAAAAATGCCAAGGAAAAAGCCGAAGCGGCGCCTGCCGCGGGACCGATCAAGATCAGGATCGGCGGCAAGGAACGCGAGTTCGACATCGACAACCCGGTGCTTCCGGACTGGATCGAGGACAACAAGCTGGCCGCCGGCGGCTATCCTTACGACAAGAAGATGAAGAGTGAGGACTACGACAGGGAGCTCGAGGAACTGCAGATCGAGCTGGTCAAGGCGCAGGCCTGGCTGCAGGCGACCGGCAAGCGGGTGATGGCGCTGTTCGAAGGACGCGACGCGGCCGGCAAGGGCGGCACGATCTTCGTGCTGCGGCAATATATGAACCCGCGCACAGCGCGCAACGTGGCGCTGACCAAGCCGACGCCGACGGAAACCGGGCAATGGTATTATCAACGCTATGTCGACCATTTCCCGACCTCTGGCGAGTTCGTCACCTTCGACCGCTCCTGGTACAACCGCGCCGGCGTCGAGCCGGTCATGGGTTTCTGCACGCCGGAGCAGCATGAGAAATTCCTCGACGAGACGCCGCATTTCGAGCGCATGATCTGCAACGAGGGGATCCATTTCTTCAAATTCTGGTTGAACATCGGCCGCGCGACGCAGCTCGAACGGTTCCACGACCGGCGCTGGTCGCCCCTGAAGAACTGGAAGTTCTCGCCGATAGACATCGCCGGCATCAACAAGTGGGACGATTACACCAAGGCGCGCGACGTGATGGTCGAGCGCACCCACAAGGAGTTCGCGCCCTGGATCATCGTGCGCGCCAACGACAAGCGCCGCGCGCGGCTTGCCGTCATGCAGCGGATCCTGTTGTCGCTGCCTTACGACGGGCGCGATCTCGACGCCATCGGCAAACAGGACAAGAAGATCATCGGCGAAGGGCCGTCGTTCCTGGAGAAGTAA